TTGACCTCAGGAGAGATGGACGCCGTCCGGTTGGTCGGGCCGAGTGCACCGGCGACATAGCGCGGTTTGTCATCGGTCGCGGCCTTGTCGCACTCCGCGCGGGCGAGCGCGGCAGAGACGAAGTTCAACTCGTAGGAGAGATCCTCCATGCCGTAGTCGGCCATCGAGATCCGTTGTGCCGAGAACGTGTTCGTCTCGATGATGTCGGCGCCGGCGTCGAGGTAAGCGCGGTGGATGTCGGCGATCAACTCGGGCTTGGTGATCGAGAGCAGGTCGTTGTTGCCCTTGACGTCACGCTCCCAGTCGGCGAATCGCTCGCCGCGGAACTCGTCCTCCGACAGTTTGTGCCGTTGAATGAAGACACCCATCGATCCGTCGAGGATCATCACGCGGGAATTGAGCGCTTCGGTGAGTTCGGCGGTGGCGTCTGGACGCTGGTGGGTCGTGTCGCGCTCGAAAGTCTCGGAGCGGGAGTCGGAGCGGCTGCTCACTGTTGGTGTTCCCTTCGTAGAGTCGCCCGAGTTTACGACACCTGCATCCCGTTGCCCGGTCACCGCCGAGGCGTGGTCGATCACTCCGTACGCTGGATCGAAGCCGTCGAACCCCGGCGGGCAAACCAGGGATGAAGGGACGAATCACGTGATCGAGATCGAGGACATCCCACTGCTCGACGATCCCATCATGATCGCCGCGTTCGAGGGCTGGAACGATGCCGGCGAGGTGGCCACGAGCACCGTCGCGCACCTGGTCGAGGTATGGGACGCCGATCTGGTCGCGGCGATCGACCCCGCCGAGTACTACGACTTCCAGGTGAACCGGCCACGTGTGGTCGGTGGTCCCGAATCACGGCAGATCGAGTGGCCCACGACCCGGGTCTACCTGGCCCGTGACACCCCGCTCGACCGCGACGTCCTGCTGGTGCACGGCATCGAGCCGTCGTTCCGATGGATGCAGTTCGTCCAGGAGTTGCTGTCGCTCGCCGTGGAGTCCGACATCTCCCTGCTCATCACGCTCGGCGGACTACTGGCCGACGTGCCACACCGTCGTCCGATGCCGGTGTCGGTGACTGCCGAACATCCGGACATGCAGCAGCGCTACGACGTCGAGCCCAGTGAGTACGAGGGCCCGGTCGGCATCGTCGGCGTGCTGACCGACACCGCCAATCGCACTGGTATCTCGAGTCTTTCGGTCTGGGCGGCAGTGCCCCACTACGCCGCGACCGCCCCGTCCCCGAAGGCGACATTGGCAATGGTGGTCAAGCTCGAGGAACTGCTGGACACCGTGGTCGACCGCGGTGAACTTCCGGACGAGTCAGCGGCGTGGGAGCGCGGCGTCGATGAACTTGCCGCCGCCGACGAGGAGATCGCCGAGTACATCGAGGCCCTCGAACGGGCCCAGGCCACCACCGACCTGCCCGAAGCCAGCGGCGACGCGATCGCTCGCGAGTTCGAGAAGTACCTGCGCCGTCGCGACGAGGGCGGCCCCGGCCCTCGCCCCTGAGGGAACGCAAAATGCATGAGGGCACTCCGTATACGGAGTGCCCTCATGCATCGAGAGTCATCGTCGGCGTGTGGCCCGTTGTCAGAGGGCGATGCCGAGGGCGGCGTCGATCGCGTCGGTGACGCGCGCTGAAGGGCCGGCGTCGGCCCGGACGTGATCGGCCGCCCACGCGTCCATGGCCTGCAACGCGGCGGGTGCGTCGAGATCGTCGGCGAGTGCAGCGGTGATCGCGTCGGCGAGTTGGTCCGCATCGTCATCGCCGGCTCGGGACGCGACGTCGCGCCAAGTCGCCAGGCGCTCCTTCGCACTCTCGAGCTGGTCGTCGGTGTACTCCCAGTCGAGGGCGTAGTGGTGGTCAAGGACGACCAGGCGCACGGCCATCGGGTCGACGCCCTCCGCGCGTAGTTGGGAGACCTTGACCAGGTTGCCCAGCGACTTGCTCATCTTCTCGCCGTCGTAGGCCACCATCGCCTGGTGGGCGTAACGGTGCGCGAACGGGCTCTTCCCGGTCAGCGCTTCCGCCTGGACCGCTGACATCTCGTGGTGGGGAAAGACGAGGTCGGTGCCGCCGCCCTGCAGGGTGAATCCCATGCCGAGGTGGTCCAGCGCGATCGTCGTGCATTCCAGGTGCCAGCCGGGGCGTCCGGGGCCGAGTTCGACTCCGTCCCAATGGGGTTCGCCCTTGCGCCAACCGCGCCAGAGCAGCGGGTCGAGCACGTCGCGCTTGCCCGGGCGGTCGGGGTCTCCCCCGCGGTCGGCGAACACTTCCACCATCTGCTCGCGGTTCCAGCCGCTTGTTTCACCGAAGCTGGGCTGGGTCGACAGGTCGAGATAGAAGTCCTGGACGCCGTCCTGCCCGGCTTCGGACGCGTCCACCGGCAGGCCGTACGCCACGCCTTCCGCGACCAGTCGCGAAATGACCTCGACATGGCGAGGCATCGTCTCGACGACGCCGACGTAGTGCTGGGGCGGAAGGTTGCGCAGGGCCTCCATGTCGGCGTGGAAGATGTCGATCTCACGCTGGGCGAGGTCCTGCCAGTCGATGCCGTCGCGCGCTGCCCGTTCGAGCAGCGGGTCGTCGATGTCGGTGACGTTCTGTACATAGGTGACGTCGTGGCCGGCGTTGCGCAGTGCGCGGATCGCGAGGTCGAAGGTCACATAGGTGGCGGCGTGCCCGAGGTGCGTCGTGTCGTACGGGGTGATCCCGCAGACGTATACGCCGACCGGGTCGTTCGTCGGGACGACCTCGAGTTCACCGGTGTGTTCGTCGCGCAACCGCAGGGCGGGTGCCGCTTTCGCCAGGCGGGGAAAGGACGGCTGAGACCAGGACTTCACGGCGTAGAGCCTAGTTGTCGGGCGGGCTTGCTCACGAGACGGTCGGCTGAGCCGTTCACCACAGTGCCACCACGGGTCACCACAGTGGCCACGGCAGCGGATGCCGGTCCTCGGGCACCTCGGGCATCACGCCGTCGGCGAGCAGGCCGTGCAGCCTTTCGTGCAATGCCTCGATCTCAGAGAGCGTGAGCAAGGGCTCCAACTGCGCCACAAGCCCGCCGTCAAGTGCCTCGGAAAAGCGTTGCAGCGCAGCGATATCCGTGGCGGCGATGGGCTCACCGGCGAAGCCCCAGAACACCGTCCGCAGCTTCTCCTCCTCGTGGAAGCACAGGCCGTGATCGATGGCCCAGAACGTGGCGTCGTCCGCCAGCAGCGCACTCGCCTTGCGGTCGGCGTTGTTCAGCAGTGCGTCGAACACCGCGAGCGTACGCAGGCGCGGGGTGTCGCTGTGCGAGACGACCAGCGGTCGATCTGCCTCGTCCCGGACGGCGAGCACAGGGACGTTGCCGTCCGGGACGTCAGCCGGCGCGTCGATGCGGACGAAGTCGGGGTCCTCCCGCCCCTCGAGCGGTCCGACCCACTGCTGAACGGTGCCCGGCCCGAGCGGCCCGTCCCGCAGGACCGTCCTGGGCACGAAGTTCCAGCCGGTGGCGTCCGAGACGTACGAGGCCGCCAGCTCGCGTCCGGCGAGGGACCCGTCGGGGAAGTCCCACAAGGGTCGTTCGCCTCGAATCGGCTTGTAGACCGCGGCTGTTCGCTTCTCACCCTCGCCCACCCAGACACGCAGCGCGACATTGGACGCATCGACCAGCCGCCCTTCGATCTCCAGGTCGCTGTCGGCCAGCAGCCGCAGCACCTGGTCGTCAGCGCTTGTATCCGTTGGCACGGGGACAGACATGGCCGTTCGGGTCCAGCGGGTCGCCGCAGAGCGGGCACGGCGGACGGCCCTGCTCAAGCAATGCCGTTGCACGACGGGTGAATTCGCGCGCCATCTGCGGCTGCACCGCGACGCGGAGCGTGGTGCTGTCGGGTTCGTCGACGGCGACGGACGGTTCGCCCGATTCATCCACCTCGACCGACACGGTGGAATCGAGGCACTCCACGATCACGCGCAGCGTCTCCGGATCCCAGGCAAGCGTGAGGGTGCCCACCCGGAATTCATCATCGATCGGGGTGCTCAGTGGCTCGTTGTCCGGTTCCATGACCGGGACGTCAGCGGTGGCGTCCAGTTGGTCGAGCAGTTCATCGATCCGCTCGGCAAGCATCGCGACCTGCGCCTTCTCCAGCGACACGCTGGTGATCCGGCGGCCGTCGACGGCCTGCAGGAAGAAGGTGCGCTGGCCCGCAGGGCCGACGGTGCCCGCGACGAACCTGTCGGGGTCCAGGTACTCGATCAACGGCATGTACCGACCCTAGCGCCGCGCCTCAGCCCTGCGCGGTCGAGCCACCGCCGACAGTTGCCTCGGCGTCCTTCGCCTGATCGGGCTTCGGCACGAGGTCGGCGGGATCGCTACCGGTGTCGTTGATCCGCAGCACGAACGGCCGCGTAGCGGTGAGGCGTACGGCGCTCAGCGAGGCCGGACCGACGGTGATGCGCTGGAACTGGTCGATGTGCTCACCGAGACATTCGGCGAGGATCGACTTGATCACGTCGCCGTGGGACACCAGCGCCCACACCGCGTGCGCACCGACCTGTTGCTCGAAATGTGCGTCGTAGTGCCGCATCGTCTCAACCGCTCGCAACTGCATCTGGGCGATCGACTCGTGCCGGTACTGCTCGCTCGCAGGAAATGTGGCCGCGCTCGGGTGATCCTGCACCGTGCGCCAAAGGTCTTCCTTCGCCAGCTCTTTGAGCGGCCGGTTCGTCCAACCGCCGTAGTGGCACTCCCCCACGCCCTCGTCGACCGTCACCTCAACCTCACGCCCGGAGACGATCGCGTCCGTCGTCTCACGGCAGCGCTGCAACGGGCTGGTCACCACGCCGGCCAACGGAACATCGCGCAGCCGTCGGCCGAGCGCGGTCACCTGCTCCTTGCCGGTGTCGTCGAGACCGACACCCTCGGTCCAGCCGGCCAGCAGCCCGGCGGCGTTCGCCGCGGTCCGCCCGTGCCGCAGCAACAACACGGTGGTCACGAGGAACGCAGTCCCTCGTCGTCCATCAATCGTGCGATGAGTCCGAGCAGTTCGATCCGCTCCTGCATGCTGTCCATCCACGGCGAAACCGCGAGCGTCGTCACGCCGGCTTTCGCATAAGCACGCAGCCGGGCGCGGATCGCTTCTGCGTCTGCAACCATCGCGGTGCGTTCGATGAACTCGCGCGGCACGGCTGCGGCCGCGTCGCGGTGCTGCTTGGCCAGGAACAGATTCTGGACGTGGTCTGCGTGCTTCTCGAAGCCCATCCGGGTGGCGAGCGCGTGATAGAAGTTCTTGTCCCTCGAGCCCATGCCACCGATGTAGAGAGCGGCGTGGCCGCGCAGCCGATCGGCTGCGGCGTCGACGTTGTCGGCCATGCTCACGTTGACGGAGGCGACGACGTCGAACCCGTCCATCGTCAGGTCGGACTTCGCCCGGCCGCCCGCGATCGTCTCGAGTTGCTCGGGCAGGTATTCGGGGCTGACGAAGATGCCGATCCAGCCGTCGGCGATCTCGCCGGTGAGCGCGAGGTTCTTCGGACCGAGCGAGGCCAGGTAGATCGGCACGTTCTCCCGTTCGGGCAGCAAGAGCAGCCGCAATGACTTGCCCGGGCCGTCCGGCAGCGGTAGATCGAAGTGCTTGCCGTGGAACTCCACGTTCTGGCGACCGAGTGCCTGCCGGACGATCTCGACGTACTCACGGGTGCGACCCAGCGGATCGGCGAACCTGACGCCGTGCCAGCCCTCGCTGACCTGCGGCCCGGAAACACCGAGGCCCAGGTGAAAGCGTCCGCCGGTGATCCGGTCCAGCGTCGCGGCGGTCATCGCGGTCATCGCCGGGCTGCGACCCGGAATCTGCATGATCGCGGCGCCATACCCGACGTGTTCGGTGTGTGCAGCCAGGTAACCGGTCAGGCTCGGGATGTCGGAGCCGTACGCCTCCGCCAGCCATACGACGTCGTAGCGATGCTCGTCGGCGGCCTTCGCCAGGGCAAGCATGCCGTCGAGGTCGTCGGTACCGGTCGTTCCCCAGTAGCCCACATTGAGCGCAAGTCGCATGT
This is a stretch of genomic DNA from Yimella lutea. It encodes these proteins:
- a CDS encoding PAC2 family protein, which translates into the protein MIEIEDIPLLDDPIMIAAFEGWNDAGEVATSTVAHLVEVWDADLVAAIDPAEYYDFQVNRPRVVGGPESRQIEWPTTRVYLARDTPLDRDVLLVHGIEPSFRWMQFVQELLSLAVESDISLLITLGGLLADVPHRRPMPVSVTAEHPDMQQRYDVEPSEYEGPVGIVGVLTDTANRTGISSLSVWAAVPHYAATAPSPKATLAMVVKLEELLDTVVDRGELPDESAAWERGVDELAAADEEIAEYIEALERAQATTDLPEASGDAIAREFEKYLRRRDEGGPGPRP
- the mshC gene encoding cysteine--1-D-myo-inosityl 2-amino-2-deoxy-alpha-D-glucopyranoside ligase, which gives rise to MKSWSQPSFPRLAKAAPALRLRDEHTGELEVVPTNDPVGVYVCGITPYDTTHLGHAATYVTFDLAIRALRNAGHDVTYVQNVTDIDDPLLERAARDGIDWQDLAQREIDIFHADMEALRNLPPQHYVGVVETMPRHVEVISRLVAEGVAYGLPVDASEAGQDGVQDFYLDLSTQPSFGETSGWNREQMVEVFADRGGDPDRPGKRDVLDPLLWRGWRKGEPHWDGVELGPGRPGWHLECTTIALDHLGMGFTLQGGGTDLVFPHHEMSAVQAEALTGKSPFAHRYAHQAMVAYDGEKMSKSLGNLVKVSQLRAEGVDPMAVRLVVLDHHYALDWEYTDDQLESAKERLATWRDVASRAGDDDADQLADAITAALADDLDAPAALQAMDAWAADHVRADAGPSARVTDAIDAALGIAL
- a CDS encoding SCO1664 family protein translates to MPTDTSADDQVLRLLADSDLEIEGRLVDASNVALRVWVGEGEKRTAAVYKPIRGERPLWDFPDGSLAGRELAASYVSDATGWNFVPRTVLRDGPLGPGTVQQWVGPLEGREDPDFVRIDAPADVPDGNVPVLAVRDEADRPLVVSHSDTPRLRTLAVFDALLNNADRKASALLADDATFWAIDHGLCFHEEEKLRTVFWGFAGEPIAATDIAALQRFSEALDGGLVAQLEPLLTLSEIEALHERLHGLLADGVMPEVPEDRHPLPWPLW
- a CDS encoding DUF3090 domain-containing protein; amino-acid sequence: MPLIEYLDPDRFVAGTVGPAGQRTFFLQAVDGRRITSVSLEKAQVAMLAERIDELLDQLDATADVPVMEPDNEPLSTPIDDEFRVGTLTLAWDPETLRVIVECLDSTVSVEVDESGEPSVAVDEPDSTTLRVAVQPQMAREFTRRATALLEQGRPPCPLCGDPLDPNGHVCPRANGYKR
- a CDS encoding MSMEG_4193 family putative phosphomutase — encoded protein: MTTVLLLRHGRTAANAAGLLAGWTEGVGLDDTGKEQVTALGRRLRDVPLAGVVTSPLQRCRETTDAIVSGREVEVTVDEGVGECHYGGWTNRPLKELAKEDLWRTVQDHPSAATFPASEQYRHESIAQMQLRAVETMRHYDAHFEQQVGAHAVWALVSHGDVIKSILAECLGEHIDQFQRITVGPASLSAVRLTATRPFVLRINDTGSDPADLVPKPDQAKDAEATVGGGSTAQG
- a CDS encoding LLM class F420-dependent oxidoreductase; the encoded protein is MRLALNVGYWGTTGTDDLDGMLALAKAADEHRYDVVWLAEAYGSDIPSLTGYLAAHTEHVGYGAAIMQIPGRSPAMTAMTAATLDRITGGRFHLGLGVSGPQVSEGWHGVRFADPLGRTREYVEIVRQALGRQNVEFHGKHFDLPLPDGPGKSLRLLLLPERENVPIYLASLGPKNLALTGEIADGWIGIFVSPEYLPEQLETIAGGRAKSDLTMDGFDVVASVNVSMADNVDAAADRLRGHAALYIGGMGSRDKNFYHALATRMGFEKHADHVQNLFLAKQHRDAAAAVPREFIERTAMVADAEAIRARLRAYAKAGVTTLAVSPWMDSMQERIELLGLIARLMDDEGLRSS